GTTGCTAGACAACATAGAAAAGTATCGGTTTATGAGCCTAGAGATTACATTGATTGTAAACAAATTGCTCAAGCTTTGTTTAGAAAAGAGATTATTATTTTGTCTTTTAAATTAATGAATGAAAGCTCTGCCAGGCGTGTTGTAGATTTTATGACAGGGACTGTATATGCTATTGATGGAGATATTCAACGCTTAGGAGATGAAATGTTTATCTGTACTCCTGCCAACGTAGATGTCGATTCAAGCATTACTCGAAATATCATAACAAACCATTTAACAGAATATTAAGGATGTGTTAATTTGATTATAGCTTTAATCTCTAAAGCCATAACCCTATATACTTATGTTTTAGTGATTTATGCTTTATTATCATGGTTTCCTGGGGCGTATGATTCAAAAATTGGTCAATTTATCATACGAATTTCAAGACCATATTTAAGTATGTTTGATCGCTTGAATTTGAGTATTGGTCCAATTGATTTTACAATTATTGTTGCAATATTTGTTTTACAATTAGCTGGACAAGGTTTAATTTTAATATTAGCAAGATTA
This genomic stretch from Vagococcus sp. CY52-2 harbors:
- a CDS encoding YggT family protein, whose protein sequence is MIALISKAITLYTYVLVIYALLSWFPGAYDSKIGQFIIRISRPYLSMFDRLNLSIGPIDFTIIVAIFVLQLAGQGLILILARLVYMI